One window from the genome of Hippoglossus hippoglossus isolate fHipHip1 chromosome 6, fHipHip1.pri, whole genome shotgun sequence encodes:
- the si:dkey-30c15.10 gene encoding anillin isoform X5, with translation MEAGEENNASMKRQRTPLSDSEDNVFTPSDMKDGQKRRRLDAAGQENRSPKPSSSGRLAELGIKADTPMVPSVQSRVHQLTHRREEAPTAQRCFSDPGAGSPAANIHDKGFREHLLGQGEFSQRVERFKVPVLQIGLTPSPSSLSSRTRSNLVSDIHQKLQGTTTPSSKQASRIRQERDQEISQLHFQPISENAWLKRSSSDPSLAQQGRSTPGPSSPSSWVPRSGRRVHWPPMQPRDQDEGKAEKKDGSFSEAPTSAAENPSLNTTDAELSSHDETNTNEIIDRMFDEVLEYAGRMEEERGNDEDPEYGDSGIGVCSGDKDKMDTESKKEKSKEEGEAKEECDESKELEGNGDELLTFPPSGILSPLSKSVEAWVTPLRLATSLESNPPSLLLTPEETLSPDSVPLYSIDAYRTQRQNKLPPIQSVTPGVQRRAPEKSQPQHSVNTKERITALNEEAGKLQTVISQTLQALNCCTDEEHGRGSLEEAEAEKLLLVSCEKRSALLVEVSRLREERNSETGGAAGEDKEYVSQQPCRGTVSITNIQLPLKFEFVCSSHSRTGRPSHFFFILIRYGPCNIIATPLATAADAQNGDTISFPTSVTLKDIRSSFEIDVEVYSLSHTSGSNCSVDRTTTKSRVTPRKLLNTITRSSNTLTSAAMPALNARRSSNFCLVGSHKITLASLGHSKFPLDKMKLDGKIRRLLGDEFQEKVPFLSPLEGNIYLRLDSQSHSNVQHQGFLTMFELVSGYGVWHRRYFVLEGYSMHYWNHPNDRETKQAEGSISLSSSPSQCVRPVKRDSCARPFTFELVSNLPHQQQDDSQEAFAKCWFSADTKQERSDWMEKLNQVLLDVHTWKRASATQTESQQSNTGSGNLRESIL, from the exons GGGGATAAAGGCTGATACACCGATGGTTCCCTCAGTGCAGTCCCGGGTCCACCAGCTCACCCACAGAAGAGAGG AAGCTCCAACGGCCCAGAGGTGCTTCTCGGATCCTGGGGCTGGCAGCCCAGCAGCCAACATCCATGACAAGGGCTTCAGGGAGCATCTCCTTG GTCAGGGAGAGTTCAGTCAGCGAGTGGAGCGGTTTAAAGTGCCAGTTCTCCAGATTGGCCTCACACCGAGCCCTTCCAGCCTGAGCTCTCGAACCCGATCCAACTTAGTATCTGACATCCATCAGAAACTCCAGGGCACGACGACACCCAGCTCCAAGCAGGCCTCTCGCATTCGCCAG GAACGGGATCAGGAAATAAGCCAGCTACATTTCCAACCAATTAGTGAGAATGCCTGGCTAAAGAGAAGCAGCTCTGATCCCTCATTGGCTCAA CAGGGAAGGAGCACTCCTGGCccctcatctccttcctcctggGTCCCTAGATCTGGAAGGAGAGTTCATTGGCCTCCCATGCAGCCCAGGGAT CAGGATGAGGGTAAAGCTGAGAAGAAAGATGGCAGCTTCAGTGAAGCTCCTACATCAGCTGCAGAGAATCCATCTCTAAACACAACAG ATGCTGAGCTGAGCTCTCATGATGAGACCAACACCAATGAAATTATCGATCGGATGTTCGATGAGGTGCTGGAATATGCtggaaggatggaggaagagagggggaatgATGAAGATCCTGAGTACGGTGATAGTGGCATTGGTGTTTGCTCTGGAGACAAAGATAAAATGGACACAGAGTCTAAGAAGGAGAAAAgtaaagaggagggagaggccAAAGAAGAGTGTGATGAGAGCAAGGAGCTTGAAGGCAACGGAGATGAGTTGCTCACTTTCCCTCCCAGTGgcatcctctctcctctcagcaaGTCGGTGGAGGCTTGGGTTACCCCTCTG CGGCTGGCAACAAGCCTGGAATCCaatcctccctctctgctcctgaCTCCAGAGGAGACCCTCTCCCCTGACTCTGTTCCTCTGTACAG TATTGATGCCTACCGTACACAAAGGCAGAACAAGTTGCCCCCCATTCAGAGCGTCACTCCCGGGGTTCAGAGACGAGCTCCAGAGAAGTCACAGCCTCAACATTCTGTCAACACCAAGGAGAGAATCACG GCTCTTAATGAGGAAGCAGGCAAACTGCAGACTGTGATCAGCCAGACCCTGCAGGCTCTGAACTGCTGTACTGATGAGGAGCATGGACGAGGCTCGCTGGAGGAGGCTGAAGCTGAAAAACTACTGCTGGTGTCCT GTGAGAAACGCTCTGCCCTGCTGGTGGAAGTGTCTagactgagggaggagaggaactcAGAGACTGGAGGGGCAGCAGGGGAGGACAAGGAATATGTTTCCCAGCAGCCCTGTAGAGGCACCGTCAGCATCACAAACATCCAGCTGCCGCTTAAGTTTGAATTTGTCTGCTCCTCCCACAGCCGCACAG GTAGACCAAGtcacttctttttcatcctgatccGCTACGGGCCCTGCAACATCATCGCTACTCCACTGGCCACAGCTGCTGATGCTCAGAATGGAGACACCATCTCCTTCCCCACCTCTGTGACACT GAAGGACATTCGCTCATCATTTGAGATTGATGTAGAAGTCTATAGTCTG TCCCACACTTCAGGTAGTAACTGCAGCGTGGACCGGACCACCACCAAGTCACGG GTTACACCTAGAAAGCTTTTGAACACTATCACA aGATCCAGTAACACTCTGACAT CTGCTGCTATGCCTGCTCTCAACGCTCGTCGCTCCAGTAACTTTTGTCTCGTGGGCTCCCACAAGATCACCTTGGCCTCACTGGGACACAGCAAGTTCCCTCTGGATAAG ATGAAACTTGATGGCAAAATCAGGAGACTGCTGGGAGATGAATTTCAGGAAAAG gtgccttttctctctcctctagAGGGCAACATCTACCTAAGACTGGACAGCCAGAGTCACTCCAATGTGCAGCACCAAGGCTTCCTG ACAATGTTTGAGTTGGTCAGTGGATATGGTGTGTGGCATCGCAGATATTTTGTCCTGGAGGGATACAGCATGCACTACTGGAACCATCCTAATGACAGAGAAACCAAG CAGGCAGAGGGCAGCATCTCTCTGTCCAGCTCTCCCAGTCAGTGTGTCAGGCCTGTCAAGAGGGACTCATGTGCTCGACCTTTCACCTTCGAGCTGGTGAGCAACCTtccacatcagcagcaggacgACAGCCAGGAGGCATTTGCCAA GTGCTGGTTTTCAGCCGACACCAAACAGGAGCGATCGGACTGGATGGAGAAACTCAACCAAGTTCTTTTGGACGTTCACACGTGGAAGCGAGCATCAGCGACCCAAACAGAAAGTCAGCAGTCAAACACAGGCAGTGGGAACTTGAGGGAGAGCATACTGTAA